The DNA window GCAAGCCCATGTGGGGCACGTGGTGGGTGTGGGATGCGAGGCTCACCTCGGTTTTCGTGCTCTTCCTCATGTATCTCGGCATCATCGCGCTCACGCGTGCGCTCGACGACCCCGGCCGCTCGGCGAGGGCGGCCGCCATCCTCACGCTGGTCGGCTTCGTCAATATACCGATCATCAAGTTCTCGGTCGATTGGTGGAACACGCTTCACCAGCCGGCCTCGGTCTTCCGGCTGGACGGCCCGACCATTCATCCGAGCCTGCTCTGGCCGCTGCTTGTCTGCGCGCTCGGCTTCACGCTCCTGTTTCTCGCGCTGCATCTGATGGCCATGCGGACGGAAATCTGGCGTCGCCGGGTGATCGCCATGCGCCGGCTTTCCGCCCGCGCAGCCGACGCGAAGCCCGCGGAGGCCATGCGATGAGCCATCTCGCCTATGTGGCCGCGGCCTATATCATCTCCATGCTTGCGATCGCCGGGCTCGTGGCGTGGATCCTGCTCGACCAGTCGGCCCAGCAGCGCGCGCTCAAGGAGCTCGAATCGCGCGGCGTTCGCCGGCGCTCAGCCGGAGGTTCGCGATGAGCCCGGCGGACGAATACGCACCGAGACGCCGCAGGCTGATCCTGCTTTTGCCGCTCTTCGCCTTCCTTGCGCTTTCGGCCGTGTTCCTCATGCAGCTCTTTTCCGGCAGGGACACGTCGGTTGTCCCCTCCGCGCTTATCGGGCAGTCCGCGCCGCAGACAGAGCTGCCGCCGCTTGAAGGCATGGACTTGCCGGGGCTTTCGCCCGCCGGTTTCCAAGGCCATGTGACGCTGGTCAATGTCTGGGGATCGTGGTGTGTGCCCTGCCGGCAGGAGCATCCGCTGCTGATGGAGCTGGCACAGGACGACCGCCTGCGGCTTGTCGGCCTCAACTATAAGGACAAGCCGGAGAATGCCCGGCGCTTCCTCGGCGAGCTCGGCAACCCGTTCGATGCCATCGGCGTGGATCAGAGCGGTCGCGCGGCCATCGACTGGGGCGTCTACGGCGTGCCGGAGACTTTCCTGGTCGGCCCCGACGGCAGGATCCGCTATAAGCATGTCGGCCCGTTCACGCCCGAAAGCATCGCCGACGAACTGATCCCCGAGCTCGAGAAAGTGCTGCCGGGCACCTCGTGATGCGGTCGCATCCGCTCGATTTCTTCGTATCTGCCGCTTTTGCGAAAACGCCGGGATTCTACCCGGCTGCAAGTGGCTCAACGGCTGGCGATCGCCGCCGCGGCGCCAGCCATCATGGAAGCGCTGGTGCGGTTCGCGATGCGCATGGCG is part of the Chelativorans sp. AA-79 genome and encodes:
- the ccmD gene encoding heme exporter protein CcmD; this encodes MSHLAYVAAAYIISMLAIAGLVAWILLDQSAQQRALKELESRGVRRRSAGGSR
- a CDS encoding DsbE family thiol:disulfide interchange protein, which encodes MSPADEYAPRRRRLILLLPLFAFLALSAVFLMQLFSGRDTSVVPSALIGQSAPQTELPPLEGMDLPGLSPAGFQGHVTLVNVWGSWCVPCRQEHPLLMELAQDDRLRLVGLNYKDKPENARRFLGELGNPFDAIGVDQSGRAAIDWGVYGVPETFLVGPDGRIRYKHVGPFTPESIADELIPELEKVLPGTS
- a CDS encoding heme ABC transporter permease, encoding MSENAVRRWMDIANPTRFLALSGTVLPWLWGAAMLVLAAGLAMAFAAPEDYQQGIAVRIMYIHVPFAWLSMFCYSLMAGSALGTLVWRHPLADVSLKAAAPIGAVFTALALATGSIWGKPMWGTWWVWDARLTSVFVLFLMYLGIIALTRALDDPGRSARAAAILTLVGFVNIPIIKFSVDWWNTLHQPASVFRLDGPTIHPSLLWPLLVCALGFTLLFLALHLMAMRTEIWRRRVIAMRRLSARAADAKPAEAMR